Proteins found in one bacterium HR17 genomic segment:
- a CDS encoding Putative O-methyltransferase, with protein MKIWAITIALAIVTMAVGNWQPDPPEPPKFASDAERHAWVLNTLLPWMEQFRERYHNVPRSDGEFLRWLVVATKRKKALEIGTANGYSAIWLGLGLEVAGGRLTTVEIQPELVREAQANLKRAGLLGKVVTVVEGDALKVVPNLKDKFDFAFVDIGPKPLPFVEAVLPKLTDDAIIAVHRPPFKGALQDYLDAMSRRPEWLTTVVQTGAPTAIVLSVRQPRRR; from the coding sequence TTGAAAATTTGGGCAATCACGATAGCGTTGGCAATCGTTACAATGGCTGTAGGTAACTGGCAACCCGATCCACCGGAGCCGCCCAAGTTTGCCTCAGATGCGGAACGACATGCGTGGGTCTTGAACACATTGCTGCCTTGGATGGAGCAGTTTCGCGAGCGCTACCACAATGTGCCCCGAAGCGACGGGGAGTTTTTGCGCTGGTTGGTCGTGGCAACTAAGCGGAAAAAGGCGCTGGAAATCGGAACCGCTAACGGTTACTCCGCCATCTGGTTGGGGTTGGGCTTGGAAGTGGCAGGTGGGCGCTTGACAACTGTTGAAATCCAGCCTGAACTGGTGCGCGAAGCACAAGCCAATCTCAAACGGGCAGGGCTGTTGGGCAAGGTCGTGACGGTTGTTGAAGGCGATGCCTTGAAAGTTGTCCCAAACCTCAAAGACAAATTTGATTTCGCTTTCGTTGACATCGGACCGAAACCTTTGCCCTTCGTGGAAGCCGTTTTACCCAAATTGACCGACGATGCCATCATCGCCGTTCACCGCCCGCCTTTCAAGGGAGCGTTGCAAGACTACTTGGACGCGATGAGCCGGCGCCCTGAATGGTTGACAACGGTCGTGCAAACGGGCGCCCCGACCGCCATCGTGCTGAGCGTTCGTCAACCCCGTAGGCGTTGA